One segment of Rhodopirellula baltica SH 1 DNA contains the following:
- a CDS encoding HNH endonuclease, whose protein sequence is MSGRVLETNVLVLNRFYMAIRVVNVRRALTLLYRDCAEVIDNDDGQFIGYDFDSWCELSQLASDQKQPEDEYIQAVGFEMKVPRITRLTRFDRMPAQTVRFNRKNLFARDDHTCQYCGKAEPTHKLSLDHVVPRSHGGGTTWENIVCCCLRCNSRKGGRTPQQAHMKLLSRPIKPRFNPLMTHSMDDPRYASWKTFLQTAK, encoded by the coding sequence ATGAGCGGACGGGTTTTAGAAACCAACGTATTGGTGCTGAATCGCTTTTACATGGCGATTCGCGTGGTCAATGTTCGTCGAGCGTTGACGCTTTTGTATCGCGATTGTGCGGAAGTCATTGACAACGACGATGGACAATTCATTGGGTACGACTTCGATAGCTGGTGTGAACTGAGCCAATTGGCATCAGACCAAAAGCAACCAGAGGATGAATACATTCAGGCCGTCGGGTTTGAAATGAAGGTCCCGCGGATCACTCGATTGACCCGGTTCGATCGCATGCCGGCCCAAACGGTTCGATTCAATCGAAAGAACCTGTTCGCTCGCGATGATCACACTTGCCAGTATTGCGGCAAAGCGGAACCGACGCACAAACTCAGCCTCGATCACGTCGTGCCCCGGTCTCACGGTGGCGGAACGACTTGGGAAAACATCGTGTGTTGCTGTTTGCGTTGCAACAGTCGCAAAGGCGGACGCACGCCGCAACAAGCGCACATGAAACTGCTTTCCCGCCCGATCAAGCCTCGGTTCAATCCATTGATGACTCATTCAATGGACGACCCACGGTACGCGTCGTGGAAGACGTTCCTGCAAACGGCCAAATAG